TTTGGATAGTTTATCCCTGCAGAATGTCTTTCTTGATATACCTCCGTAGGTAGCCAAGATTTTAAAGcagggagtctccaaacttgtcaactttaagacttgtggacttcaactccctgaattccttaGCAGGccatgctggttggagaattctgcgagttgaagtccacaaatcttaaaattgctggctatgctatcctttcttccttccttccttccttccttccttccttccttccttcctaacttccTAACTTCCTAACTTACttacttcctttttccttccctcttcattctcctttcttcttcctgcccctcttttcttctttttccttccttgatcTCTTCCCAtcttgcctttttctttctttgtctttcctctttccctttctcctttcctgtcccttcttgcatgctcaaatgcaaaaggagatacagttctccttttgttttgtttctggttGGTTTTGATAGCATttggccagcaaaaatggaactggGGTGGGGGCCATGCGCTGCCCTCCTGTGCCCTATTTTCGGATGCAACAGCTTCTTGCaggcctctgccagaaaaaatggagcttggggggggggcatgtgtgcccccccaccccaagctccatttttgctggcagaggcactgcgggccggtcctttgctgtttccaggccagaccagagatgggtttcagcaggttctgaccagttctggagaaccggtagcggaaattttgagtagttcggagaaccggtggtaaaaattctgactggccccgcccccatctattctctgcctctcgagtcccagctgatcgggagagaatggggattttgcaggaaccttcccctggattggggagggaatggagattttacaatatccttcccctggagtggggagggaatggagagtttacagcatccttcccctgccatgcccaccaaggcacaatCACTGAACCgctggtaaaaaaatttgaaacccaccactgagctagccccatgggccagatccaacccccgggtcttgagtttgacacccctgatctatctatctatctatttatctatctatctatcatctatctatttatctttctatcacctatctatctatctctagctatatatctatctctatctactatctatctatctatctatctatctatctatctatctatctatctatcatctatctatttatctttctatcacctatctatctatctctagctatatatctatctctatctactatctatctatctatctatctatctatctatctatctatctatctatcatctatctatttatctttctatcatctatctatatatctctatctatatatctagctCTATCTagctctatctactatctatctatctatctatctatctatctatctatctatctatctatcatctatctatttatctttctatcacctatctatctatctctagctatatatctatctctatctactatctatctatctatctatctatctatctatctatctatcatctatctatttatctttctatcatctatctatatatctctatctatatatctatctctatctagctctatctactatctatctatctatctatctatctatctatctatctatctatctatcacttagacttatataccgcttcacagtgctttacagctctctctaagtggtttacagagtcagcctgttgcccccaacaatctgggtcctcattttaccgaccttggaaggatggaaggctgagttaaccttgagcctggtgagattcgaactgccgaattgcaggcagccggcagtcagcagaagtagccagcagtactgcattctaactactgcaccaccgcggctctCGTAccgaataccgtgtttccctgaaaataagaccctgccttatatttttttgaaccctgaaataagtgcttggcctcattgccatgtgctcaaaagcccgattgggcttattatcaggggatgtcttattttgggggaaacagggtagttgtcagttaaggactagctgtattgagGCTTTCTCGAAAAAGGGGGCTGGTTCCAAATAAAAAAGGGTGAGAGGTTAAGTGTGACACCCCCATCCCaaatttcctttctctccctcccccccttgctcttttcAGGCTCCCATTCTTTGCGCATTTTCTACACATTGGTTATGGGCTCCAGCCAGGATCTGCCCTACTACATTGTGGTGGCATATGTGGACGACCAGCTCGCTGCACGTTTTGATCCCCGCGCAAGACGAATGTTACCCCAAGTGTCCTGGCTtcataaaatggaggaggaggaggaggaagactcccCCCATTTCTGGGATCTGACATCACGGAGAGTGAGCACCACGGAGCGGCGGTTCAAAACTGACCTCGCCATCTTGCACAGCTACCACAACTCCAGCAGAGGTAAGACATTGGGCGGGGAGGGCTGGAAACCATGGATTTTGGCCTCCAGAGAGGACcatacctgttgtggtccgccagcagcctgcggaactggcaacggagttggacagcgatgagggtgaggtgaggccagggccatcggggagtgaggtgcggactccagagcttccagagcctgatagtagtgaggcagaggaacaggaggagcctgttcttgatgcacacatgagaagagctgccagaaggcaagagcagctcaagcaaaaaggacaactcaggagtagggccaagagatgattggctcttcccataaggctttaaaacagaccagcaatggtgtttgggttttgatggaaaacaacattggtagctgcgtcttctgctttgtctatgtcttgcatttatttttgtggcttttgaacgtttgccaagaaaggcctttggcagtttgcctaattggaccaaggtttgcgataggactgaggaatttgtgttgggaggaatttgttttaatttgagttgaacgatgctgggaatgaagtaattctcagctgttcgaaaaaagttgttgttttttcacggactgagtttccaactacctacttgggcctgggtcacaacaatacctCTTTAGGAAGAATCCAAACCAGTTAGAAAATGCTTGCAAAGAAAAAGGGTTTggcggtgttttttttcttttttttttgcatcacgGGCACACATGGCCCTACTCATGCAGGCACTCGCAGCCCATTCGCGCAAGCGTCACTGTGAGTATTGCGGCCGCTCGCGGGCCCACTTGTGGGAGCATCGTGTTCATGCAAGCGCATGCGTGTGCCAGACCCTCCCACAAAAGTATGCCCTCTTGCCGGTGGtaaaagtcaatttttttttactaccggttctgtaagagtagcttggtgggtgtggtgtggcttggtgggcatggtaggggaaggatactgcaaaatctccattccctccccactccagctgaaggatactgcaaaatctccattccctccccactccaggggaaggatactgcaaaatctccattctcaccccactctgggaccagccagaggtggtatttgccggttctccgaactactcaaaatttccgctgccagttctctagaacctgctggattccacccctgcCTCTTGCCCCTTCCTCCCACTCCCAGCTGCCAATCCAGAAAGACTGGGGGGACTCTGTTTTAaatcaaaaaaagagagaaggggtgttctgtttccttcccccaatactcccaacaaagagtcagtcaaaggcctcctcttctactttatttacatagataaatgtcctggccacgtctacccacgggcctgccaagtttctggagataatgaggaaattatagataaggccagaattactcacgaatatattcttccctccattgatacagtttgcccgcgcaaattcattgctttgtccaagacaaaaaaccaggaagtcccgcctcctatttatagtctctgcagatgtcactgcatgaccatcattccttgggtttatcccaacgctgcttctgctgcgcgcgccgatcacgtctgcgcagttttgcatcactccaaaactgttcttggggcgttgccaaatcagaagaaggctcgagagaatcaggccttgccggcccctcctcctccctttgagtgggtgccagggagggagagggcccaagagaagcagggcttgccaggtcttctccctcactttatttatttatttatttattgtttatatttatataccgccctatctcccaaaggactcagggcggtttacaggcatttaaaagcaataaatacaatctaaaaacaattaaaaaacttattcaaaagcctaataattaaaaatataaaaaattaaaacccaagttaaaacccacaaactaaaatctaactcagtctttctgaatcatccgagtccaggagtccagatccaggaacctgggtcacaacaaggggGTTCCTAGCTTGGCGATTCTGTCCGATAGGTTGTGGCATGCAGCTGGATGTTTACCAAACTATCTCCTGCCTCCTGCTGAATCGGTACATTTTCCACTACTCAAGTGGGAGAAGAAACCAAAAAGGAGGACAAGAATAGGGACATGGAATGGATTTTCCTGGGAGTGTTATATACGTCTGCCCTGTACCCATTTTCTCGGCAGGGTTTCACAGCTGGCAGCGCGTGATCGGCTGTGATCTGAGCAAAGATGGCCACAAGACCGGAGTTTACCAGTATGGCTACGATGGAGAAGACTTCATCAGCTTGAATCAAAAGACTCTCACCTGGACCGCGGTTGATATCCGCGCTCAAGTGACCAAGAGGAGGTGGGAAGCGGAGCCTTTTATCGCCCAGAGCAGGAATAACTTTTTGGAGCAGGAATGTATCCAGCTGCTTCAGAAGTGCATGGTGTATGGAAAGGAATCACTGCTGAGGAAAGGTgaggaataacaacaacaaaaacaacaacaacaacagagttggaagggaccttggaggtcttctagtccaaccccctgcccaggcaggaaaccctacaccatctcagacagatggttatccaacattttcttaaaaatttccagtgttggagcattcgcaacttctgcaggcaagtcgttccactgattaattgttctgtcaggaaatttctccttagttctaagttgcttctttccttgattagtttccacccattgcttcttgtcctgccttcaggtgctttggagaatggcttgactccctcttctttgtggcaacccctgagatattggaagactgctatcatgtctcccctagtccttcttttcaccaaatagacatacccagttcc
This genomic window from Ahaetulla prasina isolate Xishuangbanna chromosome 2, ASM2864084v1, whole genome shotgun sequence contains:
- the LOC131192550 gene encoding major histocompatibility complex class I-related gene protein-like isoform X3 → MGVPVAQLGLLSTAVVLLLRGGCAGSHSLRIFYTLVMGSSQDLPYYIVVAYVDDQLAARFDPRARRMLPQVSWLHKMEEEEEEDSPHFWDLTSRRVSTTERRFKTDLAILHSYHNSSRGFHSWQRVIGCDLSKDGHKTGVYQYGYDGEDFISLNQKTLTWTAVDIRAQVTKRRWEAEPFIAQSRNNFLEQECIQLLQKCMVYGKESLLRKEPPLVKVTRRIQYNSMETLICRVYGFYPKEMDATWRKDGEVWEQDTFRGGVLPNSDGTYHAWLSIEVDPKERDRYRCYVDHAGLPEPLIVAWKEPVFVPNMGLVAAVVGVVVVTVFIAVGATVYVKKCGRNAYRTASASIQDFGSPPVN